In Anaerolineales bacterium, the following proteins share a genomic window:
- a CDS encoding ABC transporter permease yields MSVAEVATLSADAVTIKERTPFQIVMHRFRRHRLAMISLFVMIGIFIITILAPVIAPFKIQELSVNKYFVDWGTVDQATGRVHYMGTDNIGRDYFSRLIYAGRISLTVAILSVIISETIGIVVGSISGFFGGWIDSVLMRFVEFMLTIPTLPLLLIISSMLIRNEELVAIPEPVLKFMGDILLLNPRDSRNAVMIVLILAGFGWLSAAQLMRGTVLSLREQTFVEASRSLGASNFRIITRDMIPNAMAPIIVDASLGLAGYIVGEAALAFLGFGIQDPVPTWGNMLAATQQFMLDRPWLPLVPGLPIFLCSLAFNYIGDGLRDALDPRLKL; encoded by the coding sequence ATGTCTGTTGCCGAAGTTGCCACCCTTTCTGCCGATGCGGTGACTATCAAGGAGCGTACCCCGTTCCAGATCGTTATGCATCGTTTCAGGCGACACCGCCTGGCGATGATATCCCTGTTCGTCATGATCGGGATATTCATCATCACCATTCTCGCACCGGTCATCGCCCCGTTTAAAATTCAGGAATTATCGGTCAATAAGTATTTTGTGGATTGGGGCACAGTGGACCAGGCAACCGGACGCGTCCATTACATGGGGACGGATAACATCGGCCGTGATTATTTCTCCCGGCTGATCTATGCGGGCCGCATTTCTCTGACAGTTGCCATCCTCTCCGTAATAATTTCTGAAACGATCGGAATCGTTGTTGGGTCGATCTCCGGATTTTTCGGCGGCTGGATCGATTCGGTTCTGATGCGCTTTGTGGAATTCATGCTGACGATCCCGACGCTTCCGCTGCTGTTGATCATCTCCTCCATGCTGATACGCAACGAGGAACTGGTTGCCATTCCCGAACCGGTGCTGAAATTTATGGGCGATATCCTGTTGCTCAACCCGCGTGACTCGCGTAACGCAGTAATGATCGTCCTGATTCTGGCAGGGTTTGGCTGGTTGAGCGCCGCGCAATTGATGCGCGGCACGGTGCTTTCCCTGCGCGAGCAGACTTTTGTGGAAGCCTCTCGTTCGTTGGGCGCCTCGAACTTCCGTATCATCACGCGCGATATGATCCCCAATGCTATGGCGCCGATTATTGTGGATGCTTCTCTGGGCCTCGCTGGTTACATCGTGGGCGAAGCCGCCCTCGCTTTCCTGGGGTTTGGCATTCAAGATCCGGTGCCCACTTGGGGGAATATGTTAGCCGCCACACAGCAATTCATGTTGGACCGCCCCTGGCTTCCGCTGGTGCCGGGCTTGCCCATCTTCCTTTGTTCACTGGCTTTCAACTATATTGGCGATGGTCTGCGCGACGCGCTGGACCCGCGCTTGAAACTGTGA